One segment of Paraburkholderia sp. PGU19 DNA contains the following:
- a CDS encoding type VI secretion system accessory protein TagJ: MTAEESLREGNLDECLRLLQMQVRNDPSKASHRVFLFQLLAVLGAWDRALTQLNVAGDLDAAALPMVQMYREALQCEALREAVFNGARAPLIFGEPTSWLALLVEALRLDAAGDHAAAVAAREQALGDAPTTSGSVNSEPFEWIADADTRLGPTLETVLNGRYYWVPFFRIKRIEIEAPVDLRDRVWTPAVFTWANEGQAVGLIPTRYAGTLAEKKHALWLAHLTEWIGSDAADARPVGQRMLTTDANDYALLDIRTIELAVEAPSGSEGGAGAAPDHG, translated from the coding sequence ATGACGGCAGAAGAAAGCTTGCGCGAAGGCAATCTGGACGAATGCCTGCGTCTGTTGCAAATGCAGGTTCGCAACGATCCGTCGAAAGCGTCGCACCGCGTGTTCCTGTTCCAGCTGCTCGCAGTGCTCGGCGCATGGGACCGCGCGTTGACACAACTCAATGTGGCTGGCGATCTCGACGCCGCGGCATTGCCAATGGTTCAAATGTATCGCGAGGCGCTGCAATGTGAGGCGCTGCGCGAAGCAGTCTTCAACGGTGCGCGTGCGCCATTGATTTTCGGCGAGCCGACCAGCTGGCTCGCATTGCTGGTCGAAGCATTACGGCTCGATGCAGCAGGCGACCACGCGGCGGCCGTGGCCGCACGCGAGCAGGCGCTCGGCGATGCACCCACCACCTCGGGCAGCGTGAACAGCGAACCGTTCGAGTGGATCGCCGATGCCGACACACGGCTTGGGCCGACGCTCGAAACGGTGCTCAACGGCCGTTACTATTGGGTGCCGTTTTTCCGCATCAAGCGCATCGAGATCGAGGCGCCCGTCGACCTGCGCGACCGGGTCTGGACGCCGGCGGTGTTCACCTGGGCCAACGAGGGCCAGGCGGTCGGACTGATTCCGACGCGCTATGCCGGCACACTGGCCGAAAAGAAACATGCGCTGTGGCTCGCGCACCTGACCGAATGGATTGGCAGCGATGCGGCAGACGCGCGCCCGGTCGGGCAACGCATGCTGACAACCGACGCGAACGACTACGCATTGCTCGATATCCGCACGATCGAACTCGCGGTCGAGGCTCCGTCAGGCAGCGAGGGCGGCGCTGGCGCCGCGCCGGATCATGGCTGA
- the tssB gene encoding type VI secretion system contractile sheath small subunit yields MAKESSQKFIARNRAPRVQIEYDVEVYGSEKKVNLPFVMGVMADLSGQPADPLAPVADRKFLEIDVDNFDERLKSMKPRVAVQVPNMLTGEGNLAVDMTFESMDDFSPAAVARKVDALSKLLEARGQLQNLLTYMDGKTGAEELIAKVLNDPALLQSLASAPKPQE; encoded by the coding sequence GTGGCCAAGGAAAGCAGTCAGAAATTCATAGCACGCAATCGCGCGCCGCGCGTGCAGATCGAGTATGACGTCGAGGTGTACGGCTCGGAGAAGAAGGTGAATCTGCCCTTCGTGATGGGCGTGATGGCCGATCTCTCCGGACAGCCGGCGGACCCGCTCGCGCCCGTTGCGGACCGCAAGTTTCTGGAAATCGACGTCGACAACTTCGATGAACGCCTGAAGTCGATGAAGCCGCGCGTCGCGGTCCAGGTGCCGAACATGTTGACGGGCGAAGGCAATCTTGCCGTCGACATGACCTTCGAGAGCATGGACGACTTCTCGCCTGCCGCAGTCGCCCGCAAGGTCGATGCGCTGTCGAAGCTGCTGGAGGCACGCGGCCAGTTGCAGAACCTCTTGACTTACATGGACGGCAAGACGGGCGCCGAGGAATTGATCGCAAAGGTGCTGAACGACCCGGCTTTGCTGCAATCGCTCGCATCCGCGCCGAAGCCACAGGAATAA
- the tssA gene encoding type VI secretion system protein TssA — MATLDAGVLLAEISPDSPCGDDVEYDPMFLELEQVVHGKPEVQYGDTVVAATPPDWKAAQALALELFNKSRDLRVAAHLARALLNRQGFTGLAEGMALIEGLLERHWDHVYPQLDPDDDNDPTARINALAVLVEQSGMLLDVRDTALAASRTHGIVRLRDIEYATGDTPVPEGVEPPSLASIDAAIADVRDEAAATHAALLSARQSNTRIETLLTERVGAAQAIDLSPLSRLLQQAAGFLGARVSDADQQTAGEASVGEGGDDATVSPGGVMRAAPSGEVNSRQDVIRLLDKICAYYEQHEPSSPVPLLLTRARRLVDKSFIEILQDLAPEGLGQARQVGGIEE; from the coding sequence ATGGCCACGCTCGATGCCGGGGTACTGCTCGCCGAAATATCGCCTGACAGTCCCTGCGGGGACGATGTCGAATACGACCCGATGTTTCTCGAACTCGAACAGGTCGTGCACGGCAAACCGGAAGTCCAGTATGGCGACACCGTCGTCGCCGCCACACCGCCTGACTGGAAAGCAGCCCAGGCCCTTGCGCTCGAACTGTTCAACAAAAGTCGCGACCTGCGCGTCGCCGCGCATCTTGCACGCGCGCTCCTGAACCGCCAGGGCTTCACCGGTCTCGCCGAAGGAATGGCGTTGATCGAAGGCCTGCTCGAGCGGCATTGGGATCACGTCTACCCGCAACTCGACCCCGACGACGATAACGATCCGACCGCGCGCATCAATGCGCTCGCCGTGCTTGTCGAACAGTCGGGGATGTTGCTGGATGTGCGCGACACAGCGCTTGCCGCGTCGCGCACGCACGGAATCGTCAGGCTGCGCGATATCGAATATGCGACGGGCGACACGCCCGTACCCGAGGGCGTCGAACCGCCATCGCTCGCCTCGATCGACGCGGCCATCGCCGACGTGCGAGACGAAGCGGCGGCTACGCACGCCGCGTTGCTCTCAGCGCGCCAAAGCAACACCCGGATTGAAACGCTGTTGACGGAGCGCGTCGGCGCGGCCCAGGCGATCGACCTGTCGCCACTGTCGCGTCTGTTGCAACAGGCGGCCGGCTTCCTTGGCGCGCGGGTTAGCGACGCTGATCAGCAGACAGCGGGCGAAGCATCTGTCGGCGAGGGAGGGGATGACGCAACCGTCAGCCCGGGCGGGGTCATGCGCGCGGCGCCCAGTGGAGAAGTCAATAGCCGGCAGGACGTCATCCGCCTGCTGGACAAGATCTGCGCCTATTACGAACAGCACGAGCCGTCGAGTCCGGTGCCGTTGTTGCTGACACGGGCGCGCCGTCTGGTGGACAAGAGCTTCATCGAAATATTGCAGGACCTCGCGCCGGAAGGTCTCGGTCAGGCCCGGCAGGTTGGCGGTATCGAAGAATAG
- the tssE gene encoding type VI secretion system baseplate subunit TssE: MAELSTRDRLQPSLLDRLTDHEPDVKQEARERRVLSIRALRQSVQRDLAWLLNANGLSSVQDVSGYPYVSTSVLNYGFPDIAGKTASGVDPAKLEKHVRDAIWAFEPRILRETVRVTAIQVEETTAQHNTVSFLIEGDLWAQPYPERLYFRTELDLEAGEIRVIDQSGAR; this comes from the coding sequence ATGGCTGAGCTGAGTACGCGCGACCGGCTGCAACCGTCGCTGCTCGACCGGCTGACCGACCACGAGCCCGACGTCAAGCAGGAGGCACGCGAACGCCGCGTGCTGTCGATACGCGCACTGCGTCAGAGCGTGCAGCGCGATCTCGCGTGGCTGCTCAACGCGAACGGCCTTTCGTCGGTGCAGGATGTGTCGGGCTATCCGTATGTCAGCACGTCGGTGTTGAACTACGGCTTTCCCGATATCGCCGGCAAAACCGCCTCAGGTGTCGATCCGGCGAAGCTCGAGAAACATGTGCGCGATGCGATCTGGGCATTCGAGCCACGCATCTTGCGCGAGACAGTGCGCGTGACGGCGATCCAGGTCGAAGAGACGACGGCCCAGCACAACACCGTGTCGTTTTTGATCGAGGGAGATCTGTGGGCACAGCCGTACCCGGAGCGACTCTATTTCAGAACTGAACTGGATCTGGAGGCCGGGGAAATCAGAGTGATCGACCAGAGCGGCGCGCGCTGA
- the tssC gene encoding type VI secretion system contractile sheath large subunit, producing MAEPTPEGQAQQTEGTLEMSDFANLLQKEFKPKSDKAKEAVETAVRTLAEQALRDTAVISNDVLVTIESLIAQIDKKLSEQINLIIHSEEFQKVESAWRGLHYLVNNTETDETLKIRVMNISKGELHKTLKKYKGTAWDQSPFFKKLYEEEYGQFGGEPYGALVADYYFDNSGPDVDLLTQIAKISAAAHAPFIAAADPSVMLMDSWQELANPRDLTKIFQTPEHAAWRSLRESEDSRYIGLAMPRFLARAPYGAKTNPVEEFDFEEDTAGADSGKYTWANAAYAMATNINRSFKMYGWCSRIRGIESGGAVEGLPVHSFPTDDGGVDMKCPTEIAISDRREAELAKNGFMPLVHKKNSDFAAFIGAQSLHKPAEYEDADATANANLAARLPYLFACSRFAHYLKCIVRDKIGSFKEKDDMQRWLQNWILQYVDGDPAHSTEESKARRPLAAAEVVIEEVEGNPGYYTSKFFLRPHYQLEGLTVSLRLVSKLPSAKAA from the coding sequence ATGGCCGAACCCACCCCCGAAGGACAAGCGCAGCAGACCGAGGGCACGCTCGAGATGAGCGACTTCGCGAATCTGCTGCAAAAGGAATTCAAGCCGAAAAGCGATAAGGCAAAAGAAGCCGTCGAGACGGCGGTGCGCACGCTGGCGGAACAGGCGCTGCGCGACACCGCTGTCATTTCCAATGACGTGCTGGTGACCATCGAGAGCCTGATCGCACAGATCGACAAGAAGCTCAGTGAGCAGATCAACCTGATCATCCACTCGGAGGAGTTCCAGAAAGTGGAGAGCGCGTGGCGCGGTCTGCACTATCTGGTGAACAACACCGAGACTGACGAAACGCTGAAGATTCGCGTGATGAACATTTCGAAGGGCGAACTGCACAAGACGCTCAAGAAATACAAAGGCACCGCCTGGGACCAGAGCCCGTTCTTCAAGAAGCTCTATGAAGAAGAATATGGCCAGTTCGGCGGCGAGCCCTATGGCGCGCTGGTCGCCGATTACTACTTCGACAATAGCGGGCCGGATGTCGACCTGTTGACGCAGATCGCGAAGATATCCGCTGCCGCGCATGCGCCTTTCATCGCTGCCGCTGACCCGTCGGTGATGTTGATGGATTCGTGGCAGGAACTGGCGAATCCGCGCGACCTGACGAAGATCTTCCAGACACCGGAGCATGCCGCGTGGCGCTCGCTGCGCGAATCGGAAGACTCGCGCTATATCGGCCTCGCGATGCCGCGCTTTCTCGCGCGTGCGCCGTACGGCGCGAAGACCAATCCCGTCGAAGAGTTCGACTTCGAGGAAGATACCGCGGGCGCGGACAGCGGCAAGTACACGTGGGCCAACGCCGCGTATGCGATGGCGACCAACATCAACCGCTCGTTCAAGATGTATGGCTGGTGCTCGCGGATTCGCGGCATCGAGTCGGGCGGGGCAGTGGAAGGTTTGCCCGTGCATTCGTTCCCGACCGACGACGGCGGCGTCGACATGAAGTGCCCGACCGAAATCGCGATCAGCGACCGGCGCGAGGCAGAGTTGGCAAAGAACGGCTTCATGCCGCTCGTGCACAAGAAGAACTCGGACTTTGCTGCGTTTATCGGTGCGCAATCGTTGCATAAGCCGGCCGAATACGAAGATGCCGACGCGACCGCGAACGCGAATCTGGCTGCGCGACTGCCTTATCTGTTCGCATGCAGCCGCTTCGCGCATTACCTGAAGTGCATCGTGCGCGACAAGATCGGCAGCTTCAAGGAAAAGGACGACATGCAGCGCTGGCTGCAGAACTGGATTCTGCAATATGTCGACGGCGACCCGGCCCATTCCACCGAAGAGTCGAAAGCGCGCCGGCCGCTTGCCGCAGCTGAAGTCGTGATCGAAGAAGTCGAAGGCAACCCGGGTTATTACACGTCGAAGTTTTTCCTGCGTCCGCATTATCAGTTGGAAGGCCTGACCGTGTCATTGCGGCTGGTCTCGAAGCTTCCGTCCGCCAAGGCGGCATGA
- a CDS encoding type VI secretion system tube protein Hcp yields the protein MAVDMFIKIGDIKGESQDKSHKEEIDVLAWSWGLSQSGTMHMGTGGGAGKVNVQDISFTKYVDKSTPTIMLACAQGKHIDSCILTVRKAGGDNPLEYYKVTLTACLISSYSTGGSGGEDRFTENVTLNFEQFHVEYQPQNAKGAKEGGVVEMKWNIVKNDATNG from the coding sequence ATGGCCGTCGATATGTTCATTAAGATTGGTGACATCAAGGGCGAATCTCAGGACAAGTCCCATAAGGAAGAGATCGATGTGCTCGCGTGGAGCTGGGGGTTGAGCCAAAGCGGCACGATGCACATGGGAACAGGTGGCGGCGCGGGCAAGGTGAACGTACAGGACATTTCGTTCACCAAGTACGTCGACAAGTCGACGCCGACGATCATGCTCGCCTGCGCCCAGGGCAAGCATATCGACTCGTGCATTCTGACGGTGCGCAAGGCCGGGGGTGACAATCCGCTCGAGTACTACAAGGTCACGCTGACGGCATGCCTGATCAGTTCGTATTCGACAGGCGGCTCGGGTGGTGAGGATCGCTTCACCGAGAACGTGACACTGAACTTCGAGCAGTTCCACGTCGAGTATCAGCCGCAGAACGCGAAGGGCGCCAAGGAAGGAGGCGTCGTCGAGATGAAGTGGAACATCGTGAAAAACGACGCAACCAACGGCTAG
- the tssF gene encoding type VI secretion system baseplate subunit TssF encodes MNPELIKYYSAELQHLREMGGEFAKEYPKIAGRLGLESLECADPYVERLLEGFSFLAARVQLKIDAEFPRFTQHLAELVYPHYLAPTPSMAVVQIRPDLSNSGLAEGVKIARGSALRSLLDKNGSTRCEYRSAHDLTLWPLEIADAKFFTHSGSLGGADIALPAGVKAGLRLRLRATGGLKINQLKLDKLALYLRGTDSMPTRLYERLVGSAMGVVVMPVSRPATWHAQLPATAVAPMGFAEDEALLPISKQSFQGYRLLQEYFAFSPRFMFVAIDGLQQALRRCGDNEVEVIVLLKRGDPMLEQAVDASNFALYCTPAINLFPRRTDRIALSAEQFEYHVVADRTRPMDFEIYRIEEVTGYGAGAAAEQKFEPFYHARDLGAGYGAGAYYQVRRDRRVRSSRQAERGPRTSYLGSETFIALVDAANAPFRGDLRQLGLQVLCTNRDLPLTLSIGVGASDFTLDVEAPIESVRCVSGPSRPLPSFAHGAVAWRLLSHLSLNYASLVDSDAKEGARAMRDLLSLYCPVDDPAAQRMIEGLHSIESHPVTRRLPCAGPIVFGRGLAITLTLDDAAFEGAGAFLLGAVLSQYFAQYVSINSFAETVVRTLSRGEIMRWPARGGQCRTL; translated from the coding sequence ATGAACCCGGAACTGATCAAGTACTACAGCGCGGAACTCCAGCACCTGCGGGAAATGGGCGGCGAGTTCGCAAAAGAATATCCGAAGATCGCCGGGCGGCTCGGGCTCGAAAGCCTCGAATGCGCGGACCCGTATGTCGAGCGCCTGCTCGAAGGTTTCAGCTTTCTCGCCGCGCGTGTGCAACTGAAGATCGATGCGGAGTTTCCGCGTTTCACCCAGCATCTCGCTGAGCTTGTCTATCCGCACTATCTGGCGCCGACGCCGTCGATGGCCGTCGTGCAGATCCGGCCCGATCTGAGCAACTCGGGCCTCGCGGAAGGGGTGAAGATTGCACGCGGCAGCGCGTTGCGCAGCCTGCTCGACAAGAACGGCTCGACGCGTTGCGAATATCGCAGCGCGCACGACCTGACGCTGTGGCCGCTCGAAATCGCCGACGCGAAGTTCTTCACGCATTCGGGGTCGCTGGGCGGTGCCGATATCGCGTTGCCGGCCGGCGTCAAAGCGGGCCTGCGGCTGCGCCTGCGCGCGACGGGTGGTCTGAAGATCAACCAGCTGAAGCTCGACAAACTGGCGCTCTATCTGCGCGGCACCGACTCGATGCCGACGCGTCTCTACGAGCGCCTCGTCGGATCGGCGATGGGTGTGGTCGTGATGCCAGTGTCGCGGCCAGCGACCTGGCACGCGCAATTGCCCGCGACGGCCGTTGCGCCGATGGGCTTCGCGGAAGACGAAGCGTTGCTGCCGATCAGCAAGCAATCGTTTCAGGGTTACCGGCTGCTGCAGGAGTATTTCGCGTTCTCACCGCGTTTCATGTTCGTCGCGATCGACGGGTTGCAGCAGGCGCTGCGCCGCTGCGGCGACAACGAGGTCGAAGTGATCGTGTTGTTGAAGCGCGGCGACCCGATGCTGGAGCAGGCAGTCGACGCCTCGAACTTCGCACTCTACTGCACGCCCGCGATCAACCTGTTTCCGCGCCGCACCGACCGCATCGCGCTGTCGGCCGAGCAGTTCGAATACCACGTGGTGGCCGACCGCACCCGGCCAATGGACTTCGAGATCTACCGGATCGAGGAGGTCACCGGCTATGGCGCAGGTGCCGCCGCCGAGCAGAAGTTCGAGCCGTTCTATCACGCGCGCGACCTCGGCGCCGGCTATGGCGCAGGCGCGTACTACCAGGTGCGGCGCGACAGGCGCGTGCGCTCGTCGCGCCAGGCCGAGCGCGGACCGCGCACCAGCTATCTCGGCAGCGAGACCTTCATCGCCCTCGTGGACGCGGCGAACGCGCCGTTTCGCGGCGATTTGCGCCAGCTTGGTTTGCAGGTGCTTTGCACGAATCGCGACCTGCCGCTCACCTTGTCGATCGGTGTTGGCGCGAGTGATTTCACGCTCGACGTCGAGGCGCCTATCGAAAGCGTGCGCTGCGTGAGCGGCCCGAGCCGGCCGCTGCCGTCGTTTGCGCATGGCGCAGTCGCGTGGCGGCTCCTGAGTCACCTGTCGCTGAACTATGCATCGCTCGTCGATAGCGACGCGAAAGAGGGCGCCCGCGCCATGCGCGATCTCCTGAGCCTCTATTGCCCGGTCGACGATCCCGCCGCGCAGAGGATGATCGAAGGCTTGCATTCGATCGAATCGCATCCCGTCACGCGGCGTCTGCCCTGTGCGGGGCCGATCGTGTTCGGACGCGGCCTCGCGATCACGCTGACGCTCGACGACGCGGCTTTCGAAGGCGCCGGCGCCTTTTTGCTCGGCGCCGTGCTGTCGCAGTACTTTGCGCAATACGTATCGATCAATTCATTCGCGGAGACGGTGGTCAGAACGCTGTCGCGCGGCGAGATCATGCGCTGGCCAGCGAGGGGCGGAC